A genome region from Caretta caretta isolate rCarCar2 chromosome 22, rCarCar1.hap1, whole genome shotgun sequence includes the following:
- the POU2AF2 gene encoding POU domain class 2-associating factor 2 isoform X2, with amino-acid sequence MSGSMAMSGYYGVRRPFMSDLDFHNTKPLSNDVYASSLGAKSFPCDSSAVQGYPPLLDPYFTEDYRAAAVTPSTSSLFSTSSLPPLLPPFPSDSAHFLIRDSWEQAMPDSLNQSDAVCSDSLQTLLTTTNCLTSHETGSTSQYRSLSWSSAIPGAQSYPLHAFEDVHYVPSYPATSSYSFSPFTAVTNDLPPKTLPLSSEEPLDTTSLHDNSSWAKEDGSPVWGTYECRRTY; translated from the exons ATGTCAG GCTCCATGGCCATGTCTGGTTACTATGGAGTTCGGAGACCATTCATGTCTGATTTGGATTTCCACAACACTAAGCCGCTTTCAAATGATGTTTATGCTTCATCCCTGGGGGCAAAGTCCTTTCCATGTGACTCCTCTGCCGTTCAAGGGTACCCGCCGCTACTGGACCCCTACTTCACCGAGGACTATCGTGCTGCTGCTGTAACACCCAGCACTAGCTCCCTTTTCAGCACCTCCTCGCTGCCCCCGCTCCTGCCGCCCTTCCCCAGTGATTCAGCACATTTCTTAATA AGAGACTCCTGGGAGCAGGCCATGCCTGACAGCCTCAACCAATCAGATGCCGTGTGCTCAGATTCCCTACAAACCTTGCTCACAACTACCAACTGCCTCACCTCTCACGAGACTGGAAGCACTTCCCAGTATAGAAGCTTGAGCTGGAGTTCTGCCATCCCAGGAGCCCAGTCCTACCCTTTGCATGCTTTTGAAGATGTCCACTACGTACCCAGTTACCCTGCCACCTCATCCTATTCCTTTTCACCATTTACGGCTGTAACGAATGACCTACCTCCCAAGACTCTCCCCCTCTCATCAGAGGAACCCTTAGATACAACCTCCCTTCATGACAACTCCTCTTGGGCAAAAGAAGATGGGAGTCCAGTCTGGGGGACATATGAATGCCGAAGAACTTATTGA
- the POU2AF2 gene encoding POU domain class 2-associating factor 2 isoform X1 — protein MSAGSMAMSGYYGVRRPFMSDLDFHNTKPLSNDVYASSLGAKSFPCDSSAVQGYPPLLDPYFTEDYRAAAVTPSTSSLFSTSSLPPLLPPFPSDSAHFLIRDSWEQAMPDSLNQSDAVCSDSLQTLLTTTNCLTSHETGSTSQYRSLSWSSAIPGAQSYPLHAFEDVHYVPSYPATSSYSFSPFTAVTNDLPPKTLPLSSEEPLDTTSLHDNSSWAKEDGSPVWGTYECRRTY, from the exons ATGTCAG CAGGCTCCATGGCCATGTCTGGTTACTATGGAGTTCGGAGACCATTCATGTCTGATTTGGATTTCCACAACACTAAGCCGCTTTCAAATGATGTTTATGCTTCATCCCTGGGGGCAAAGTCCTTTCCATGTGACTCCTCTGCCGTTCAAGGGTACCCGCCGCTACTGGACCCCTACTTCACCGAGGACTATCGTGCTGCTGCTGTAACACCCAGCACTAGCTCCCTTTTCAGCACCTCCTCGCTGCCCCCGCTCCTGCCGCCCTTCCCCAGTGATTCAGCACATTTCTTAATA AGAGACTCCTGGGAGCAGGCCATGCCTGACAGCCTCAACCAATCAGATGCCGTGTGCTCAGATTCCCTACAAACCTTGCTCACAACTACCAACTGCCTCACCTCTCACGAGACTGGAAGCACTTCCCAGTATAGAAGCTTGAGCTGGAGTTCTGCCATCCCAGGAGCCCAGTCCTACCCTTTGCATGCTTTTGAAGATGTCCACTACGTACCCAGTTACCCTGCCACCTCATCCTATTCCTTTTCACCATTTACGGCTGTAACGAATGACCTACCTCCCAAGACTCTCCCCCTCTCATCAGAGGAACCCTTAGATACAACCTCCCTTCATGACAACTCCTCTTGGGCAAAAGAAGATGGGAGTCCAGTCTGGGGGACATATGAATGCCGAAGAACTTATTGA